In a genomic window of Gambusia affinis linkage group LG04, SWU_Gaff_1.0, whole genome shotgun sequence:
- the fgf8b gene encoding fibroblast growth factor 8b isoform X1, translating to MKQYLNYYRMRLRTSRLGYLFLQFAALCFYAQDTVQSPPNFKQHVTEQSRLSDRMSRRLTRTYQLYSRTSGKHVQVLANKRVNANGDDGAVHAKLEVETDSFGSRVRIKGVKTGYYICMNKRGKLIGKRKGRGKDCIFTEIVLENNYTALQNAKYEGWYMAFTRKGRPRKASKTKQHQREAHFMKRLPRGHLLSDRRPFDVLPLPVPVQPLSRRTKHSHHQRSGGR from the exons ATGAAGCAATATTTGAACTATTACAGGATGAGGCTGAGAACATCGAGGTTAGGTTATCT GTTTCTCCAGTTCGCGGCGCTTTGCTTTTACGCACAG GACACCGTGCAGTCGCCTCCTAATTTCAAGCAGCACGTCACCGAACAGAGCCGGCTGTCGGACCGCATGAGCCGCAGACTGACCCGAACCTACCAGCTGTACAGCCGAACCAGTGGGAAGCACGTCCAGGTCCTGGCCAACAAGCGGGTCAATGCTAACGGCGACGACGGCGCGGTGCACG CTAAGCTGGAAGTGGAGACAGATTCCTTTGGGAGTCGCGTTCGGATCAAAGGGGTGAAGACGGGATACTACATATGCATGAACAAGAGAGGGAAGCTGATTGGCAAG CGAAAAGGACGAGGCAAGGACTGCATCTTCACCGAGATCGTCCTGGAAAACAACTACACAGCCCTGCAGAACGCCAAGTACGAGGGCTGGTACATGGCCTTCACACGCAAGGGCCGCCCGAGGAAGGCCTCGAAGACCAAGCAGCACCAGAGGGAAGCCCACTTCATGAAGCGTCTTCCGAGGGGCCACTTGCTGAGCGACAGGAGGCCGTTCGACGTCCTCCCTCTGCCCGTCCCCGTGCAGCCTCTCAGCAGGCGGACTAAACATTCCCATCACCAGCGCTCTGGGGGACGCTGA
- the fgf8b gene encoding fibroblast growth factor 8b isoform X2: MSSAGFGSRCFIRFLQFAALCFYAQDTVQSPPNFKQHVTEQSRLSDRMSRRLTRTYQLYSRTSGKHVQVLANKRVNANGDDGAVHAKLEVETDSFGSRVRIKGVKTGYYICMNKRGKLIGKRKGRGKDCIFTEIVLENNYTALQNAKYEGWYMAFTRKGRPRKASKTKQHQREAHFMKRLPRGHLLSDRRPFDVLPLPVPVQPLSRRTKHSHHQRSGGR, encoded by the exons ATGTCATCGGCTGGTTTTGGTTCACGGTGTTTCATCAG GTTTCTCCAGTTCGCGGCGCTTTGCTTTTACGCACAG GACACCGTGCAGTCGCCTCCTAATTTCAAGCAGCACGTCACCGAACAGAGCCGGCTGTCGGACCGCATGAGCCGCAGACTGACCCGAACCTACCAGCTGTACAGCCGAACCAGTGGGAAGCACGTCCAGGTCCTGGCCAACAAGCGGGTCAATGCTAACGGCGACGACGGCGCGGTGCACG CTAAGCTGGAAGTGGAGACAGATTCCTTTGGGAGTCGCGTTCGGATCAAAGGGGTGAAGACGGGATACTACATATGCATGAACAAGAGAGGGAAGCTGATTGGCAAG CGAAAAGGACGAGGCAAGGACTGCATCTTCACCGAGATCGTCCTGGAAAACAACTACACAGCCCTGCAGAACGCCAAGTACGAGGGCTGGTACATGGCCTTCACACGCAAGGGCCGCCCGAGGAAGGCCTCGAAGACCAAGCAGCACCAGAGGGAAGCCCACTTCATGAAGCGTCTTCCGAGGGGCCACTTGCTGAGCGACAGGAGGCCGTTCGACGTCCTCCCTCTGCCCGTCCCCGTGCAGCCTCTCAGCAGGCGGACTAAACATTCCCATCACCAGCGCTCTGGGGGACGCTGA
- the poll gene encoding DNA polymerase lambda isoform X2: MEPRHGIMKAFPKVKRAKVLQGKDVPPLKKKAEEHDIKGDFFNGVTVYLLPAGIGSARCQIFHRQIQQNGGQIQSSLSPSATHVVVDDTMDSDRALRLMKVDRLPSDVHLVKCTWLSLCISEKKVLDEESYSLLLPKRDSELKHDSTESKQSENTEHPAETTTEPESNLTKQEETLDITIPKAKEEANREEDGVSQSDLEALITGRHPKEETPDSSTNSGPDAAASAAEAQKPVSGKWVCAQSSQCKSNNFNKHITDKLEVLAKAYTHQGDKWRALGYSKAINALKSFHKPITSYQGFRTLDDIRTKAHLTSTQKIGLKHYDDLLDRMPREEAAAIEKVVSDAAHAVDADLVAMACGSYRRGKATCGDVDVLISHPDGKSHKGVFSKVLQILHDNGFLTDDLVSHEDNGEQKKYMGVCRLPGPGRRHRRLDVIVVPYVEFACSLLYFTGSAHFNRSMRALAKTKNMSLSEHSLNKDVVRQGSLKINGGNPLPTATEKDVFRLLGIPYRPPQERDW; the protein is encoded by the exons ATGGAGCCTCGACACGGGATCATGAAAGCCTTCCCCAAAGTTAAACGGGCTAAAGTGTTGCAGGGGAAGGACGTGCCTCCCCTCAAGAAGAAAGCAGAGGAACATGACATCAAAG GAGACTTCTTTAATGGCGTCACCGTGTACCTTTTACCTGCTGGAATCGGAAGCGCCAGATGCCAGATCTTCCACAGGCAAATCCAGCAGAATGGAGGGCAAATCCAGAGTTCATTGTCCCCCTCCGCCACTCATGTTGTTGTTGATGACACCATGGACAGCGACAGGGCTCTGCGCCTGATGAAGGTGGATCGTCTGCCATCTGATGTTCATCTGGTGAAATGCACATGGCTAAGCTTGTGTATTAGTGAGAAGAAAGTCCTGGATGAGGAAAGCTACAGCCTTCTGTTACCGAAAAG AGACTCGGAATTGAAGCATGACAGTACAGAAAGCAAACAATCAGAAAATACTGAACATCCTGCTGAAACAACGACAGAGCCAGAAAGTAATCTTACCAAGCAAGAGGAGACTCTAGACATA ACAATCCCAAAGGCCAAAGAAGAAGCTAACAGAGAAGAAGATGGCGTCTCTCAGAGCGACCTGGAAGCCCTCATCACCGGACGGCACCCTAAAGAGGAGACTCCCGACTCCAGCACAAACTCCGGTCCAGATGCTGCCGCCTCTGCTGCTGAAGCTCAGAAACCTGTTTCAGGAAAGTGGGTCTGTGCTCAGTCTTCTCAGTGCAAAAGTAACAACTTCAACAAACACATCACAGACAAGCTGGAGGTGTTGGCCAAGGCCTACACACACCAAGGAGACAAGTGGAGAGCACTGGGCTACTCCAAGGCTATCAATGCACTGAAGAGCTTCCACAAGCCCATCACATCATATCAG GGCTTTCGCACCCTGGACGACATCCGAACCAAAGCCCACCTGACCAGCACTCAGAAAATAGGACTGAAGCACTACGATGACCTTCTAGACCGAATGCCTAGAGAAGAGGCAGCAGCCATAGAGAAAGTG GTGAGTGATGCTGCACATGCCGTCGATGCCGACCTCGTGGCAATGGCGTGTGGCTCTTACCGCCGCGGGAAAGCAACGTGCGGAGATGTGGACGTTCTTATCTCTCACCCTGACGGCAAGTCCCACAAGGGAGTTTTCAGTAAAGTCTTACAGATTCTCCATGACAATG GGTTTCTAACGGATGACCTGGTGAGCCACGAAGACAACGGAGAGCAGAAGAAATACATGGGCGTTTGCCGCTTGCCAGGGCCCGGTCGGCGCCACCGCAGGCTGGACGTCATCGTCGTGCCTTACGTGGAGTTTGCCTGCTCGCTTTTGTATTTCACCGGCTCGGCCCACTTCAATCGCTCCATGAGAGCACTGGCAAAGACGAAAAATATGAGCTTATCGGAGCACTCTCTAAACAAAGACGTGGTGCGTCAAGGCAGCTTGAAGATAAACGGTGGCAACCCACTTCCCACGGCGACGGAGAAAGACGTTTTTAGACTTCTGGGGATACCATACAGACCACCGCAAGAAAGGGACTGGTGA
- the poll gene encoding DNA polymerase lambda isoform X1, which yields MEPRHGIMKAFPKVKRAKVLQGKDVPPLKKKAEEHDIKGDFFNGVTVYLLPAGIGSARCQIFHRQIQQNGGQIQSSLSPSATHVVVDDTMDSDRALRLMKVDRLPSDVHLVKCTWLSLCISEKKVLDEESYSLLLPKRDSELKHDSTESKQSENTEHPAETTTEPESNLTKQEETLDITIPKAKEEANREEDGVSQSDLEALITGRHPKEETPDSSTNSGPDAAASAAEAQKPVSGKWVCAQSSQCKSNNFNKHITDKLEVLAKAYTHQGDKWRALGYSKAINALKSFHKPITSYQEACQIPGIGKRMADKIEEIMESGHLRKLDHIGEAVPVLELFTNIWGAGAKTAHLWYQQGFRTLDDIRTKAHLTSTQKIGLKHYDDLLDRMPREEAAAIEKVVSDAAHAVDADLVAMACGSYRRGKATCGDVDVLISHPDGKSHKGVFSKVLQILHDNGFLTDDLVSHEDNGEQKKYMGVCRLPGPGRRHRRLDVIVVPYVEFACSLLYFTGSAHFNRSMRALAKTKNMSLSEHSLNKDVVRQGSLKINGGNPLPTATEKDVFRLLGIPYRPPQERDW from the exons ATGGAGCCTCGACACGGGATCATGAAAGCCTTCCCCAAAGTTAAACGGGCTAAAGTGTTGCAGGGGAAGGACGTGCCTCCCCTCAAGAAGAAAGCAGAGGAACATGACATCAAAG GAGACTTCTTTAATGGCGTCACCGTGTACCTTTTACCTGCTGGAATCGGAAGCGCCAGATGCCAGATCTTCCACAGGCAAATCCAGCAGAATGGAGGGCAAATCCAGAGTTCATTGTCCCCCTCCGCCACTCATGTTGTTGTTGATGACACCATGGACAGCGACAGGGCTCTGCGCCTGATGAAGGTGGATCGTCTGCCATCTGATGTTCATCTGGTGAAATGCACATGGCTAAGCTTGTGTATTAGTGAGAAGAAAGTCCTGGATGAGGAAAGCTACAGCCTTCTGTTACCGAAAAG AGACTCGGAATTGAAGCATGACAGTACAGAAAGCAAACAATCAGAAAATACTGAACATCCTGCTGAAACAACGACAGAGCCAGAAAGTAATCTTACCAAGCAAGAGGAGACTCTAGACATA ACAATCCCAAAGGCCAAAGAAGAAGCTAACAGAGAAGAAGATGGCGTCTCTCAGAGCGACCTGGAAGCCCTCATCACCGGACGGCACCCTAAAGAGGAGACTCCCGACTCCAGCACAAACTCCGGTCCAGATGCTGCCGCCTCTGCTGCTGAAGCTCAGAAACCTGTTTCAGGAAAGTGGGTCTGTGCTCAGTCTTCTCAGTGCAAAAGTAACAACTTCAACAAACACATCACAGACAAGCTGGAGGTGTTGGCCAAGGCCTACACACACCAAGGAGACAAGTGGAGAGCACTGGGCTACTCCAAGGCTATCAATGCACTGAAGAGCTTCCACAAGCCCATCACATCATATCAG GAAGCTTGTCAGATCCCAGGAATAGGAAAACGCATGGCGgataaaatagaagaaattatGGAGAGTGGCCACCTGAGGAAGCTCGATCACATTGGAGAGGCCGTGCCTGTCTTGGAGCTTTTCACCAACATTTGGGGAGCAGGAGCAAAAACAGCACATCTTTGGTACCaacag GGCTTTCGCACCCTGGACGACATCCGAACCAAAGCCCACCTGACCAGCACTCAGAAAATAGGACTGAAGCACTACGATGACCTTCTAGACCGAATGCCTAGAGAAGAGGCAGCAGCCATAGAGAAAGTG GTGAGTGATGCTGCACATGCCGTCGATGCCGACCTCGTGGCAATGGCGTGTGGCTCTTACCGCCGCGGGAAAGCAACGTGCGGAGATGTGGACGTTCTTATCTCTCACCCTGACGGCAAGTCCCACAAGGGAGTTTTCAGTAAAGTCTTACAGATTCTCCATGACAATG GGTTTCTAACGGATGACCTGGTGAGCCACGAAGACAACGGAGAGCAGAAGAAATACATGGGCGTTTGCCGCTTGCCAGGGCCCGGTCGGCGCCACCGCAGGCTGGACGTCATCGTCGTGCCTTACGTGGAGTTTGCCTGCTCGCTTTTGTATTTCACCGGCTCGGCCCACTTCAATCGCTCCATGAGAGCACTGGCAAAGACGAAAAATATGAGCTTATCGGAGCACTCTCTAAACAAAGACGTGGTGCGTCAAGGCAGCTTGAAGATAAACGGTGGCAACCCACTTCCCACGGCGACGGAGAAAGACGTTTTTAGACTTCTGGGGATACCATACAGACCACCGCAAGAAAGGGACTGGTGA
- the dpcd gene encoding protein DPCD, whose product MAVQNWIDVLKSSQKTALIQDGKRKIHYLFTDGKEMAEEYDLKTDELISRKWRQKSTLGVQGVWQVEVGEPVNVPAALKSDVIKENCSNPVFMRKDTKTNFQWRIRNLPYAKDVFSVSMEPSERCIIIKTTNKKYYKKFSVPDLDRSQLPLDGSALSYTHANNTLIVSYQKPKEILTLEQELLKELKKLKGTGEGDVDCTTQ is encoded by the exons ATGGCCGTGCAAAACTGGATCGATGTCCTGAAATCTTCGCAGAAAACGGCCTTGATACAGGACG GGAAAAGGAAGATCCATTACCTCTTCACAGATGGAAAAGAAATGGCTGAAGAGTACGACTTGAAAACAGATGAACTCATCT CTAGAAAGTGGCGGCAGAAAAGCACGCTGGGAGTTCAGGGTGTTTGGCAGGTAGAAGTCGGGGAGCCAGTAAACGTACCTGCAGCTCTCAAATCTGATGTCATTAAAGAAAACTGCTCCAAT CCAGTGTTTATGCGCAAAGACACAAAGACCAACTTTCAGTGGCGAATCCGTAACCTTCCCTATGCCAAGGACGTCTTCAGTGTTTCCATGGAGCCCTCTGAGAGATGCATCATCATAAAGAccacaaataaaaa GTATTACAAGAAGTTTAGTGTTCCTGATCTGGATCGAAGCCAGCTGCCGCTTGATGGCTCTGCACTCAGTTACACACATGCCAACAACACTTTAATAGTCAGT TACCAGAAACCCAAAGAGATTTTAACCCTGGAGCAGGAGCTGTTGAAGGAACTGAAGAAACTGAAGGGGACCGGTGAAGGGGACGTCGACTGTACAACCCAGTGA
- the LOC122829556 gene encoding zinc finger protein OZF-like, giving the protein MEAGFNQKVLLDGLDVKQILMVKEEAPEDHRSVAELHDPKPQQIKEEEEEICISLGAKQLKEDIDAIRFPVYATPIKSEDDKQSILLSQNLYKDEIKDRDLPKEIDGEECIKIENCGDVSISLKTEDTEKNEEDNDVNESPSELDSGLKTENLDNDWKERRAPESDGNINKPFSSSEFPEQFVHCHSLQTAITHSEMGSSTTVGNKYFTEKKNVNSKSKIQTGVKLSCEYCGKTFSGKYTLNTHERIHTGQKPFCCDLCGQRFNQKSTLNRHMRNHTGQKPFCCDFCEQKFSQKSHLIRHMRNHTGQKPFCCDFCGQRFNQKSHLSRHMRNHTGEKPFGCDLCGHKFGEKSNLNIHMRIHTGQKPFCCDICGQNFAAKSNLITHMRSHTGQKPFYCDLCGQKFSRKSHLNTHMRIHTGQKPFCCDLCGQKFNQKSNLNTHMRIHTKGKNV; this is encoded by the exons ATGGAGGCTGGTTTCAACCAGAAGGTTCTGCTTGACGGATTAG ATGTTAAGCAGATACTGATGGTTAAAGAAGAAGCTCCTGAAGACCACAGATCTGTTGCAGAGCTGCATGACCCAAAGCCGCAGCAGataaaggaggaagaggaggaaatcTGCATCAGTTTGGGGGCAAAGCAGCTTAAGGAAGACATTGATGCCATCAGGTTTCCAGTCTATGCTACTCCAATAAAGAGTGAGGATGATAAACAGTCCATTCTGCTCTCACAGAATCTTTATAAAGACGAAATTAAAGACAGAGATCTTCCAAAAGAAATCGATGGGGAAGAATGCATCAAAATAGAGAACTGTGGAGATGTTTCAATTTCCTTAAAGACTGAAGATACTGAGAAGAATGAAGAGGACAATGATGTAAATGAGTCTCCTTCTGAGTTAGATTCTGGTCTGAAAACTGAGAACTTGGACAATGACTGGAAGGAGAGAAGAGCTCCAGAATCAGATGGAAACATTAACAAACCTTTTAGCTCTTCTGAGTTTCCTGAACAATTTGTTCACTGTCACTCTCTTCAGACAGCTATAACACATTCAGAAATGGGATCTTCAACCACTGTgggtaataaatattttacagagaagaaaaatgtgaactCAAAAAGTAAGATCCAGACAGGAGTGAAGTTGAGCTGTGAATACTgtggtaaaacattttctggtaaATACACTTTAAACACGCACGAGAGAATCCATACAGGGCAGAAACCTTTCTGTTGTGATCTCTGTGGACAAAGATTTAACCAAAAATCGACTTTAAACAGACACATGAGAAACCACACAGGACAGAAACCTTTCTGCTGTGATTTTTGTGAACAAAAATTTAgccaaaaatcacatttaatcagGCACATGAGAAACCACACTGGACAGAAACctttttgttgtgacttttgtGGACAAAGATTTaaccaaaaatcacatttaagcaGACACATGAGAAAccacactggagagaaaccTTTTGGTTGTGATTTATGTGGACACAAATTTGGTGagaaatcaaatttaaacataCACATGAGAATCCACACAGGACAGAAACCTTTTTGTTGTGATATATGTGGACAAAATTTTGCcgcaaaatcaaatttaatcacACACATGAGAAGCCACACAGGACAGAAACCTTTCTATTGTGATCTCTGTGGACAGAAATTTAGCCgaaaatcacatttaaacactCACATGAGAATCCACACTGGACAGAAACCTTTCTGTTGTGATCTCTGTGGACaaaaatttaaccaaaaatctaatttaaacacacacatgagAATCcatacaaaaggaaaaaatgtttag